A window of the Coprobacter fastidiosus genome harbors these coding sequences:
- a CDS encoding DUF2723 domain-containing protein: MKQYKLLNNVLGWVVFVISAVTYILTLEPTASFWDCGEFISSAYKLEVGHPPGNPIFMLTGRFFANFASDPTQVAYMINLMSGLLSAGTILLLFWTITHLARKIVVKEGEEMSMGQMIAILGSGLVGSLAYAFSDTFWFSAVEGEVYAYSSFCTALVFWLILKWETVADEPHSYRYIVLIAYLIGISIAVHLLNLLCIPAIVLVYYYRKFKNTNAKGSLIAIAISFAIIVILLYGLIPGFVKVAGWAELLFVNVFGAPFNTGVIIYFFLVIGCISWAIYETYSQKNKFRLRLSFLISVIMVGIPFIGDKIWIGILLSIILACYLFFKEKLPVRALNTILVSIMVIFIGYSSYALIVIRSSANTPMDQNSPEDVFKLASYLNREQYGDRPLLFGNTFVSDVARDNNGAPMFKEGSAIWRRNIKTDKNEKDKYIIIDHKRDYIYTPELDMFFPRMYSSSPQHIEAYKEWTNFKGKPVKVKNYQGETHTVYKPTFGENLKFFLDYQLNFMYWRYFMWNFAGRQNDLQGNGEVSKGNWISGFNFIDKHLAGDQTNLPSELANNKGRNVFYMMPLILGLIGLFFQAYSGKKGIEGFWVTFFLFFMTGIAIVIYLNQTPYQPRERDYAYAGSFYAFAIWIGLGVAAISKGLERYLSPKVASSIATVLCLIVPIQMVSQTWDDHDRSGRYTCRDFGKNYLSCIEKDGIIFTNGDNDTFPLWYVQETEGYRTDVRVCNLSYLQTDWYIDQMKSQAYESTPLPISMKEYQYGNGKREYAYLYNVTQQPMSVSDAMNFFLSDEEWTKKIPEAQGTFNYFPTNAFYIPVDSASVLKSGTVTPELKDSIVKRIDLSYTNKNSMTLNEIAILDMINTNAKEGWKRPIYYAVTVGPEMYMNLKPYFSRVGLAYRIVPVKNPDGDSSIDTEKMYDNMMNKFVWGGIENPNVYLDENIRRMCFTLRMMFVELIGQLMEEGKTDKALKALDYCMEKIPGTAIPHDYISTQLAMNYYQLGQKEKAKKLLEEIADNSFEYLKWYTTLTPNQLRSIDRDVQINQFILIKNVIPMFISQNDQESAMKYVNKLKSIGIDPTAMLQQQ; this comes from the coding sequence ATGAAGCAATACAAATTACTGAACAACGTTTTAGGTTGGGTCGTGTTTGTCATATCGGCCGTAACTTACATTTTAACGCTGGAACCAACAGCCAGTTTCTGGGATTGCGGAGAATTCATTTCTTCTGCATATAAACTCGAAGTAGGACATCCACCCGGAAATCCTATTTTCATGTTAACGGGAAGATTTTTCGCAAATTTTGCCTCTGATCCTACTCAGGTAGCCTACATGATAAACCTGATGTCGGGACTACTCAGTGCAGGCACTATATTATTATTATTTTGGACTATAACTCATCTTGCCCGAAAAATAGTGGTAAAAGAAGGAGAAGAGATGAGTATGGGACAAATGATCGCTATTTTGGGAAGCGGACTCGTAGGTTCTTTAGCTTACGCATTCAGTGATACTTTTTGGTTTTCGGCAGTAGAAGGTGAAGTTTATGCATATTCTTCTTTCTGTACGGCTCTTGTATTCTGGCTCATCTTGAAATGGGAAACTGTAGCCGACGAACCTCATTCTTACCGGTATATAGTACTTATAGCTTACCTTATCGGTATATCCATTGCAGTACATCTTCTCAATTTATTATGTATTCCGGCTATCGTACTGGTATATTACTACAGAAAATTCAAAAATACGAATGCAAAAGGCTCTCTTATAGCTATTGCCATTTCGTTCGCTATAATCGTAATTTTATTATACGGATTGATTCCGGGATTTGTAAAAGTCGCCGGATGGGCGGAACTTTTATTTGTAAACGTATTCGGCGCACCTTTCAATACCGGTGTCATTATTTATTTCTTCCTCGTAATAGGATGCATTTCTTGGGCTATTTATGAAACATACAGTCAAAAAAATAAGTTCCGTTTGCGGCTCTCTTTCTTAATAAGCGTCATTATGGTAGGTATTCCTTTTATAGGAGATAAAATATGGATAGGCATATTGTTATCTATCATTTTAGCTTGTTATCTTTTCTTCAAAGAAAAGCTGCCGGTTCGTGCTTTGAATACTATTTTGGTATCTATCATGGTTATTTTCATAGGTTACTCTTCTTATGCCCTGATCGTGATTCGTTCTTCTGCAAACACGCCTATGGATCAAAATTCTCCTGAAGATGTATTCAAATTGGCAAGTTATCTGAATCGGGAACAATATGGAGACCGTCCTCTTCTGTTCGGAAATACGTTCGTATCGGATGTAGCACGCGACAATAACGGAGCACCCATGTTTAAGGAAGGTTCAGCTATATGGAGAAGAAATATAAAAACCGATAAAAACGAAAAAGACAAATATATAATCATAGACCATAAACGAGATTATATATATACTCCCGAACTGGATATGTTTTTCCCTCGTATGTACAGCAGTAGTCCTCAACATATAGAAGCTTATAAAGAGTGGACTAATTTCAAAGGAAAACCTGTTAAAGTAAAAAATTACCAGGGAGAAACTCATACAGTCTATAAACCTACTTTCGGAGAAAATTTGAAATTCTTCCTCGATTATCAATTGAATTTTATGTACTGGCGTTATTTCATGTGGAATTTTGCAGGACGCCAAAATGATTTGCAAGGAAACGGAGAGGTAAGTAAAGGTAATTGGATCAGCGGTTTTAATTTTATAGATAAACACCTAGCCGGAGATCAGACTAATCTTCCTTCTGAACTGGCAAACAATAAAGGACGCAATGTATTTTACATGATGCCGCTCATATTGGGTCTTATAGGATTATTCTTTCAAGCATATTCGGGAAAAAAAGGTATAGAAGGATTTTGGGTAACGTTCTTCTTATTTTTCATGACCGGTATAGCTATTGTTATTTACCTGAATCAAACTCCTTATCAACCGCGTGAAAGAGATTATGCTTATGCCGGTTCTTTCTACGCATTTGCAATTTGGATAGGTTTAGGTGTAGCGGCAATAAGTAAAGGTCTTGAAAGATACCTTTCTCCGAAAGTGGCATCTTCCATAGCCACCGTACTCTGTCTCATAGTACCTATACAAATGGTAAGTCAGACATGGGACGATCACGATCGTTCGGGACGTTATACTTGTAGAGATTTCGGTAAAAATTACCTTTCCTGTATAGAAAAAGACGGTATTATTTTTACCAACGGAGATAACGATACTTTCCCTTTATGGTATGTACAAGAAACGGAAGGTTATCGTACCGATGTACGTGTATGTAATTTAAGTTACTTGCAAACCGATTGGTATATAGATCAGATGAAGAGTCAAGCTTATGAATCTACTCCTCTTCCTATATCTATGAAAGAATATCAATACGGTAACGGAAAACGCGAATATGCTTACTTATATAACGTTACACAACAACCTATGTCGGTAAGCGATGCAATGAACTTTTTCTTGTCCGATGAAGAATGGACCAAGAAAATACCCGAAGCACAAGGTACTTTCAACTATTTCCCTACCAATGCTTTTTATATACCTGTAGATTCTGCATCTGTATTGAAATCGGGAACTGTAACTCCTGAACTGAAAGACAGTATCGTTAAAAGAATAGATTTGTCATACACAAATAAAAATTCCATGACATTAAACGAAATAGCTATTCTGGATATGATCAATACAAATGCGAAAGAAGGCTGGAAACGTCCTATATATTATGCAGTAACCGTAGGACCGGAAATGTATATGAATCTTAAACCGTATTTCAGCCGTGTAGGGTTGGCATATCGTATCGTACCTGTCAAAAATCCGGATGGAGACAGTTCTATCGATACGGAAAAAATGTATGACAATATGATGAACAAATTCGTATGGGGAGGCATTGAGAATCCTAACGTTTATTTAGACGAAAACATAAGAAGAATGTGTTTTACGCTGCGTATGATGTTTGTAGAACTTATCGGCCAGCTAATGGAAGAAGGTAAAACAGATAAAGCATTGAAAGCGTTGGATTATTGTATGGAAAAAATTCCAGGCACGGCAATTCCTCACGACTACATTTCTACTCAATTGGCTATGAATTATTATCAATTGGGACAAAAAGAAAAAGCGAAAAAACTATTGGAAGAGATAGCCGATAATTCTTTCGAATACCTCAAATGGTACACAACTCTTACTCCTAATCAATTGAGATCGATAGACAGAGATGTACAGATCAATCAGTTTATTCTTATAAAAAATGTCATACCTATGTTCATTTCTCAGAACGATCAAGAATCGGCAATGAAATATGTCAATAAACTAAAAAGCATAGGTATAGATCCTACTGCCATGCTGCAACAACAGTAA
- a CDS encoding polysaccharide deacetylase family protein: MLIEQPPYLYRMLYPETIWRIPVPGKEKNIYLTFDDGPIPEVTPWVLNLLDHYQVKATFFCVGENVARNRELYEEIKLRGHSTGNHTMNHIQGIKYTTQNYVRNVEAANQLIKSQLFRPPHGHMRFSQLLTLQKLDYHIIMWDVVTRDYSKKLNGEDVFNNVKKFVRNGSIIVFHDSLKSQKNLRYALPKSIEWLLEKGYNFERIFP; encoded by the coding sequence ATGTTGATAGAACAGCCGCCTTATTTATATAGAATGCTTTATCCGGAAACAATATGGCGTATTCCGGTTCCGGGAAAAGAAAAAAATATATATCTTACTTTCGATGACGGTCCTATTCCCGAAGTAACTCCCTGGGTACTTAACTTATTGGATCATTATCAAGTAAAAGCTACTTTTTTTTGTGTGGGAGAAAACGTTGCCCGAAACAGAGAATTATATGAAGAGATAAAATTGCGGGGACATTCTACGGGAAACCATACAATGAACCATATACAAGGTATAAAATATACTACTCAAAACTATGTGAGAAATGTAGAAGCGGCTAATCAACTCATAAAAAGCCAATTATTCAGACCTCCTCACGGTCACATGCGTTTCTCTCAACTCCTCACTTTACAAAAACTCGATTATCATATTATCATGTGGGATGTGGTAACTCGCGATTACAGTAAAAAATTAAACGGAGAAGATGTTTTTAATAACGTGAAGAAATTTGTAAGAAACGGATCTATCATCGTTTTCCACGATTCTCTCAAATCTCAAAAAAATTTACGTTATGCTCTTCCTAAATCAATCGAATGGTTATTAGAAAAAGGATATAATTTTGAACGAATTTTCCCTTAA
- the queG gene encoding tRNA epoxyqueuosine(34) reductase QueG — MNEFSLKNKIFERAFALGFSACGITPVKEVDADCRLHFDKWLQKGKEARMQYMRNYKDKRFDPRLLVENARSVLVVALNYYPSIHIPENHPQFALYSYGQDYHIVLKEKLNELFSYINTLIPIEGRIFCDTAPVMERYWAQQAGIGFIGKNTQLIIPGKGSFFFLGEIISSLELPWDTPMQNRCGHCNSCIEHCPTQALIPGDFTTLDSNRCISYQTIENRSDIPFEIGSKMNNRVYGCDTCQKVCPWNRFSIPTTIPEFEPSSEFLSLDQEKLEHLTHEDYNRIFKKSAVKRVKYEGLLRNINILRKNKSES, encoded by the coding sequence TTGAACGAATTTTCCCTTAAAAATAAAATCTTCGAACGAGCTTTTGCCTTAGGTTTCTCAGCTTGCGGTATAACTCCTGTAAAAGAAGTCGATGCAGATTGCCGTTTACATTTCGACAAATGGTTACAGAAGGGTAAAGAAGCCCGAATGCAATATATGAGAAATTATAAAGACAAAAGATTCGATCCTCGATTATTGGTAGAAAACGCTCGTTCTGTGCTTGTAGTAGCCTTGAATTATTATCCCTCTATACACATTCCTGAAAATCATCCTCAATTCGCACTATATTCTTATGGACAAGATTATCACATTGTTCTAAAAGAAAAATTAAATGAATTATTTTCCTATATAAATACACTGATTCCCATAGAAGGAAGAATATTTTGCGATACAGCTCCCGTCATGGAACGTTACTGGGCTCAGCAGGCCGGTATAGGATTTATAGGAAAAAATACACAACTGATCATACCGGGAAAAGGATCTTTTTTCTTTTTAGGAGAAATAATTTCTTCTCTCGAACTACCATGGGATACTCCCATGCAAAACAGATGCGGACATTGCAATTCGTGCATCGAACACTGTCCCACACAGGCTTTGATTCCGGGCGATTTTACGACACTTGACTCTAACAGGTGCATATCATACCAAACGATAGAGAACAGGTCTGATATTCCATTTGAAATAGGCTCTAAAATGAATAATAGAGTATATGGTTGCGATACTTGTCAGAAAGTATGTCCTTGGAACAGGTTTTCTATTCCCACAACAATACCGGAGTTTGAACCTTCTTCCGAGTTTTTATCTCTCGATCAAGAGAAACTTGAACATCTGACACACGAAGATTATAACCGCATATTTAAAAAATCGGCTGTCAAACGGGTAAAATACGAAGGACTTCTAAGAAATATAAATATACTTCGAAAAAATAAATCAGAGTCCTAA